A region of Photobacterium sanguinicancri DNA encodes the following proteins:
- a CDS encoding CpaF family protein, with translation MSAAKSLYLDIRNRIFEALDTNAVESASKEQLRAQLTNGVDMLVEQMEQPVPAILRRQYVTNLIDELTGLGPLQPLMDDEDITDIMVNGPNNIFIERHGIVEQTDINFVDDKQLRQVAQRIVSRVGRRIDESTPMADARLPDGSRVNVVISPISIDGTAISIRKFKKQSIGLPELVEFGAMSPQMAKVLMIAARCRCNILISGGTGSGKTTLLNGLSQYISEKERILTIEDAAELRLQQPHVLRLETRVAGTEGTGVISQRDLVINALRMRPDRIIIGECRGPEAFEMLQAMNTGHDGSMSTLHANTPRDALARVESMIMMANLSLPLEAIRRTIVSAVNIVIQANRLHDGTRKVTAISEVVGLEGENVVMEDIFRFEADDHQGEGEKISGRFVTPGLMQRSELAKKSKFFGLYNELMTAFR, from the coding sequence ATGAGTGCTGCAAAGTCACTATATTTAGATATTCGTAATCGTATTTTTGAAGCTCTGGATACGAATGCTGTTGAAAGCGCATCAAAAGAGCAGCTGCGTGCACAGTTAACGAATGGCGTTGACATGCTGGTTGAACAAATGGAACAGCCTGTTCCTGCTATTTTGCGTCGTCAGTACGTTACTAACTTAATCGATGAATTGACAGGGCTCGGACCTCTTCAGCCTTTGATGGATGATGAAGATATAACCGATATCATGGTAAATGGTCCGAATAATATTTTTATTGAACGCCACGGTATTGTCGAGCAGACAGATATCAACTTTGTTGATGATAAGCAGTTACGCCAAGTCGCTCAGCGTATTGTGTCTCGTGTTGGTCGCCGTATTGATGAATCAACACCGATGGCTGATGCGCGTTTGCCTGATGGTAGCCGTGTCAACGTAGTGATTAGCCCGATCAGTATTGATGGTACTGCTATTTCCATTCGTAAGTTTAAGAAGCAAAGTATCGGTTTGCCAGAACTGGTCGAGTTTGGTGCCATGAGCCCTCAGATGGCTAAAGTATTAATGATTGCAGCACGTTGCCGCTGTAATATTTTGATCTCTGGTGGTACGGGCTCAGGTAAAACGACGCTTCTGAACGGCTTATCGCAATATATTTCAGAAAAAGAACGTATTTTAACCATCGAAGATGCAGCAGAGCTTCGCTTACAACAGCCCCATGTATTACGGTTAGAAACGCGTGTCGCAGGTACAGAAGGAACAGGTGTTATTTCCCAGCGAGACTTGGTAATTAACGCCCTACGTATGCGCCCAGATCGTATTATTATTGGTGAGTGCCGTGGTCCAGAAGCGTTTGAAATGCTGCAAGCGATGAATACAGGCCATGATGGTTCTATGTCGACATTACACGCCAACACACCACGAGATGCACTTGCTCGTGTTGAAAGTATGATAATGATGGCCAATCTGAGTTTGCCATTAGAAGCTATTCGTCGAACTATTGTCAGTGCGGTGAATATCGTTATTCAAGCCAACCGTTTACACGATGGCACCCGTAAAGTGACGGCAATATCAGAAGTCGTGGGTTTAGAGGGTGAAAATGTTGTGATGGAAGATATTTTCCGTTTCGAAGCCGATGATCATCAAGGCGAAGGTGAGAAAATATCGGGCCGCTTTGTTACTCCTGGCTTGATGCAGCGTTCTGAGTTGGCGAAAAAATCAAAGTTTTTTGGTTTGTACAATGAACTTATGACTGCCTTCCGATAA
- a CDS encoding AAA family ATPase has protein sequence MLDLTEALKSTQTAEESLGLGSVLFYQSEHCRDLVKEVFSFDALGVPDLRQMKVATWNEFFAVNQLRVDMVLIELTDCDDVVARMAELAPQIPNTASVIVIGKEDAISTIRSLKEMGFYYVFWPVVKSELSDFMRHVVRNHHGGKGLGKERKAKRIAVVGSKGGVGTSLLSCELARFLRKETQSRVMLVDHNYTDSNLDVLLGMNDYPKIDMSKSSVQLTQLDEDSAQSLLLKVNDGLSVLAIDGEKTPVQDCLKESDAVTSLLLRRFNLIVEDFSSSIPFPLDYKFFCESFDTVVVIADPTVSSVRSAKRTLHNLDMASRMSLKTPRSLLVLNQHRTFRDGVLYKNEIEKELARPVDVEIAHDRTIPSTLLAGKRFIDLNGNFSNKLLSLSGLVLGRSIEVKRNPLKQLLSPLKAALTKK, from the coding sequence ATGTTAGATCTTACTGAAGCGCTCAAATCGACCCAGACGGCTGAGGAATCTTTAGGTTTAGGGAGTGTTCTGTTTTATCAATCAGAACATTGCCGTGATCTTGTGAAGGAAGTGTTCAGCTTCGACGCATTAGGCGTGCCTGATTTACGCCAAATGAAGGTAGCAACATGGAACGAATTCTTTGCGGTGAATCAGTTACGTGTCGATATGGTTTTGATCGAACTCACGGATTGTGATGATGTCGTCGCTCGTATGGCTGAGCTTGCGCCACAGATTCCTAATACTGCTTCAGTCATTGTTATTGGCAAAGAAGATGCAATCTCAACCATTCGCTCGTTGAAAGAAATGGGTTTTTACTATGTATTCTGGCCTGTCGTTAAAAGTGAATTAAGTGACTTTATGCGCCATGTGGTACGCAATCACCATGGTGGTAAGGGGTTAGGTAAAGAACGTAAAGCAAAGCGTATTGCTGTAGTCGGTTCTAAAGGTGGTGTTGGAACGTCATTATTAAGCTGTGAGTTAGCACGATTTTTACGAAAAGAGACCCAAAGTCGTGTCATGTTGGTCGATCACAATTATACCGACAGTAATTTAGATGTACTGCTTGGCATGAATGACTACCCTAAAATTGACATGAGCAAGTCATCGGTTCAGTTGACTCAGCTAGATGAAGATTCAGCGCAATCTTTGTTGCTTAAGGTTAACGATGGCTTATCGGTTCTTGCGATTGATGGGGAGAAAACGCCCGTTCAGGATTGCTTGAAAGAGAGTGATGCGGTGACATCTTTACTGCTTCGCCGATTCAATTTAATCGTTGAAGATTTTTCATCTTCTATACCTTTCCCATTAGATTATAAATTTTTCTGTGAAAGTTTTGATACGGTTGTTGTTATCGCGGACCCCACGGTTTCCTCTGTACGTTCAGCGAAACGGACATTGCATAACTTAGATATGGCATCACGTATGTCACTTAAGACACCACGCAGCTTATTGGTATTGAATCAACATCGCACCTTCCGTGATGGTGTTCTTTATAAGAACGAAATCGAGAAAGAACTCGCTCGTCCTGTTGATGTTGAAATTGCCCACGATCGTACTATTCCTTCAACCTTATTGGCGGGTAAGCGCTTCATTGATTTGAATGGAAACTTCTCTAATAAATTACTGAGTCTTTCAGGTTTAGTGTTAGGACGCTCAATAGAAGTCAAACGTAATCCTTTAAAGCAATTATTGTCCCCTTTGAAAGCGGCATTGACAAAAAAATAG
- a CDS encoding type II and III secretion system protein family protein — protein MNTLIRTAVSLLFISLSFSISAASITVAFGDATSVTTKQEIGTIFIASPDIADYQILDANKFIVFGRGRGDTRIMVFDKENNKIYDRKVNVVRDVSLVNRQLKMHYPDLNVSVESIDEQVLVRGEIINQTQHQEVIKLIGELLKLEEDVTVGNDISSGDDDDGEVKAYFNKRVEYKGLVDKLKIATADQINVKLSIAEVSRQLNEELGFKWSDMLGDQGKFLFKDFKFGELQTILTAINDESVGQMLAEPNLSVISGESASFLVGGELPVVTTSNNGTTVAYKSYGIKLAFAAKTLESGRIRLKLSPEVSSLDKAYQIHGDSFPALRTRKAETTIEIKDGESFVLAGLLSSDDVEGISKLPGAGDIPIIGSLFRNTTTERTKRELIIVATVNRVKAQHQSDIQMPHMQRTSTLNRLLGLTSKPKHGVTYELLSNGGFEK, from the coding sequence ATGAACACTTTAATTCGTACTGCTGTCAGTTTATTGTTTATTTCGCTGTCATTCTCTATTTCGGCCGCAAGTATTACGGTGGCTTTTGGTGATGCAACCAGTGTGACAACTAAGCAAGAGATAGGCACTATTTTTATTGCTTCACCTGATATTGCGGACTACCAAATCCTTGATGCCAACAAATTTATTGTTTTTGGCCGAGGTCGTGGTGATACTCGCATTATGGTGTTCGATAAAGAAAATAATAAAATCTACGATCGAAAAGTCAATGTGGTTCGTGATGTTAGCCTCGTTAACCGTCAGCTAAAAATGCATTACCCAGATCTTAATGTTAGCGTTGAGTCGATCGATGAACAGGTGCTGGTTCGTGGTGAAATTATCAATCAAACTCAACACCAAGAGGTTATTAAGCTTATTGGTGAGTTATTAAAGCTAGAAGAAGATGTCACTGTTGGCAATGATATCTCGAGTGGTGATGATGATGACGGTGAGGTTAAAGCTTATTTTAATAAGCGAGTAGAGTATAAAGGCCTTGTCGATAAACTGAAAATTGCTACTGCAGACCAAATTAACGTTAAACTTTCTATTGCAGAAGTCAGCCGCCAATTAAACGAAGAATTGGGCTTTAAGTGGAGTGATATGCTTGGTGACCAAGGCAAATTCCTATTTAAAGACTTTAAGTTTGGTGAATTACAAACAATTCTGACGGCGATTAATGATGAATCAGTAGGCCAAATGCTGGCTGAACCCAACCTTTCTGTAATTTCTGGTGAGTCAGCAAGTTTTCTGGTTGGTGGTGAATTGCCTGTCGTTACGACCAGTAATAATGGAACCACAGTCGCTTATAAAAGTTACGGTATTAAGTTAGCTTTTGCTGCAAAAACCTTAGAAAGTGGCCGTATCCGTTTAAAATTAAGCCCTGAAGTTAGTAGCTTAGATAAAGCATATCAAATCCATGGTGATTCTTTTCCTGCGCTTCGAACTCGTAAAGCTGAAACAACTATTGAGATCAAAGACGGTGAAAGTTTTGTGCTGGCAGGGCTATTAAGTTCTGATGATGTAGAAGGTATTTCTAAATTACCTGGTGCGGGTGATATCCCGATCATTGGTAGCTTATTTCGCAATACCACCACGGAGCGAACTAAACGTGAGTTAATCATTGTCGCGACAGTTAACCGTGTGAAAGCACAGCATCAATCTGACATTCAAATGCCTCATATGCAACGTACTAGCACTCTAAATCGTTTATTAGGGTTAACTTCCAAGCCAAAGCATGGTGTGACCTATGAATTGCTATCGAACGGTGGATTTGAAAAATGA
- the cpaB gene encoding Flp pilus assembly protein CpaB gives MKQRITYLFALLALGVGLYGVFTELVKPDVPVVVQQQGPIIKKVKVWLATSEITKGQNFSTGLLTSEQRLEKNADFALLDLPYNQGAVFRHNIKQGQMLTQEDLIMPDNPEYIDTIINPGMTPFPLAVEQRHIIAAGVQAGDYIDILALTSLQQNMSSSDRVESPRAANIDVKPLLNRVRVLAVQGKTYDDQELVNYGADDASTFVTLVLEIPHRFISKMTLARRLSALEIYKSKSNSQIPNAQTKDILPGYQGIVEMRGARRG, from the coding sequence ATGAAACAAAGAATTACCTACCTTTTTGCTTTATTAGCATTAGGTGTTGGTTTGTATGGGGTATTTACTGAGTTAGTAAAACCTGATGTGCCAGTTGTTGTACAACAACAAGGGCCTATTATTAAAAAAGTAAAAGTTTGGCTAGCAACATCAGAAATAACAAAAGGTCAGAACTTTTCAACGGGTTTATTAACGTCAGAGCAACGTCTTGAGAAAAATGCTGATTTTGCGTTGTTGGATTTGCCCTATAATCAGGGAGCAGTGTTTCGCCACAATATCAAACAAGGTCAGATGTTAACGCAAGAAGACCTTATTATGCCTGACAACCCTGAATATATCGATACCATTATTAATCCAGGAATGACACCTTTCCCACTTGCGGTAGAACAGCGTCATATTATCGCCGCGGGCGTACAGGCTGGTGACTATATCGATATCCTCGCGTTAACCTCTTTACAGCAAAATATGTCATCAAGTGATCGAGTCGAATCCCCTCGTGCGGCCAATATCGATGTGAAACCTTTGCTGAACCGCGTGCGTGTATTAGCTGTTCAAGGTAAAACTTATGATGACCAAGAATTGGTTAACTATGGTGCAGATGATGCGAGCACTTTCGTAACACTGGTATTAGAAATTCCACATCGCTTCATTAGTAAAATGACCTTAGCTCGCCGCCTTTCTGCATTAGAAATTTATAAATCAAAATCAAATTCACAGATTCCTAATGCTCAAACTAAGGATATTCTTCCGGGTTACCAAGGGATTGTAGAGATGCGAGGTGCGCGACGTGGCTAA
- a CDS encoding prepilin peptidase, which translates to MLLLLSILAAIAVNIIISDVKERKISNAWVLLNFTVCLVLSLLLGAFPIWQGLLVSLVTFVIGLGLFRFKIFGAGDIKLLMGYSLCFNFPLALTNLIEFLLVGGVVVVIQLGWAYITAGYAELKARGVPYGIAIASVSVFNIGCLVFGKAGL; encoded by the coding sequence ATGTTATTATTGCTTTCAATATTGGCCGCAATTGCGGTCAATATTATTATTTCTGATGTTAAAGAACGTAAAATTAGTAATGCTTGGGTGTTACTGAATTTTACGGTTTGTTTAGTATTATCTTTGTTATTGGGTGCATTTCCTATATGGCAAGGTTTGCTTGTTTCTTTAGTTACATTTGTTATCGGTTTAGGTTTATTTCGATTTAAAATTTTTGGTGCTGGCGACATTAAACTTTTGATGGGCTATTCTCTTTGCTTTAATTTCCCTTTGGCGTTAACAAATTTAATTGAGTTTTTACTAGTTGGTGGCGTTGTTGTCGTTATTCAACTTGGGTGGGCATATATCACTGCGGGTTACGCTGAACTAAAAGCTCGTGGTGTGCCATATGGAATTGCAATAGCCAGTGTGAGTGTCTTCAATATTGGCTGCTTAGTATTTGGGAAGGCCGGGCTATGA
- a CDS encoding Flp family type IVb pilin yields MKKLMTDFLKNEDGITAIEYAMLGVAMAVGLTAIMGSSSKSGTFLGSLKGAFDSIAGKISGAGS; encoded by the coding sequence ATGAAAAAGTTAATGACAGATTTTTTGAAAAATGAAGACGGTATTACTGCAATTGAATACGCAATGCTAGGTGTTGCTATGGCGGTTGGCCTAACTGCTATTATGGGCAGCTCTAGTAAGTCAGGAACATTCCTAGGTTCTCTTAAAGGTGCGTTTGATTCTATTGCAGGCAAAATCAGTGGCGCTGGTAGCTAA
- a CDS encoding pilus assembly protein — protein MDKRKQKGSAVVYFVFVAGAILGAGALAIEGSRYITEKAHLGDTMEAASVAVSESDDIRDEDSFNESQAKVIASAWVDYLMPDNKKKEFTVSRTKEEYKKEVSGQQVVRTVHHYNLASTTTHNSWMAMYGLPSFEKQQKIFNKATAARVRTDFEPVDVVFVSDFSGSMSDYKRVDNLKYAIKEVTKTIFDGTQELKQKHPGENINDSSFGFVPFSKRVVFKKGQSYFCSSLLLPPKNSSYNRPRFEQDFSYVAGLSRKNRTKWYNQLERLYSSDEINVMEKYISWAKNSSYYTITNLDYNTTNYGGYFNHIDYQRTASEIQLDSNNLKLMTPMKMGQNNFRTDWLCSVKSRNPAHHVIDRVTMSKQDDIDGFNNTIKPMRVGGGTDMYQALLAAPSQFYNAINKNRFIFVLSDGDENNDSFKKLVNEGLCTTIREKMKINKNGEAINFEMFVIGLKFTPHGNSYNTCFGKHIYTVNDLSKLKDVIMELLSSTTSYNIER, from the coding sequence ATGGATAAGAGAAAGCAGAAAGGCTCCGCGGTTGTTTATTTTGTCTTTGTTGCAGGAGCGATTCTAGGGGCTGGCGCGCTAGCGATAGAAGGTAGCCGTTATATCACGGAGAAAGCTCATCTAGGAGATACAATGGAGGCAGCATCAGTTGCTGTTTCTGAAAGTGATGATATTCGTGATGAAGATAGTTTTAATGAATCTCAAGCTAAAGTGATAGCATCAGCTTGGGTTGACTACTTGATGCCAGATAATAAGAAGAAAGAGTTTACGGTATCTCGAACAAAAGAAGAGTACAAAAAAGAAGTATCTGGTCAGCAAGTAGTTAGAACTGTCCATCATTATAATTTAGCAAGTACAACAACACATAATTCTTGGATGGCTATGTATGGTTTACCATCTTTTGAAAAACAACAGAAAATATTTAATAAAGCCACTGCTGCTCGAGTAAGAACAGACTTTGAGCCAGTTGATGTAGTATTTGTTTCTGATTTTTCTGGATCGATGTCCGATTATAAGCGAGTCGATAACTTAAAGTATGCGATAAAAGAAGTTACTAAGACTATCTTCGATGGTACTCAAGAATTGAAACAAAAGCACCCTGGTGAGAATATTAATGATTCAAGCTTTGGTTTTGTACCATTTTCAAAACGTGTTGTATTTAAGAAAGGGCAGAGTTACTTTTGTTCTTCTCTTTTATTGCCTCCAAAAAATTCAAGTTATAATCGCCCTCGCTTTGAGCAGGACTTTTCATATGTTGCAGGACTAAGTAGAAAGAACAGAACTAAATGGTATAACCAGCTAGAACGATTATATTCATCAGATGAGATAAATGTGATGGAGAAATATATATCATGGGCAAAAAATAGTAGTTACTATACGATTACGAACCTTGATTATAATACGACTAATTATGGTGGTTATTTCAATCATATAGATTATCAAAGAACGGCATCGGAGATTCAGCTAGATTCAAACAATCTAAAACTTATGACACCTATGAAAATGGGACAAAATAATTTTCGTACAGATTGGCTTTGCTCTGTTAAATCAAGAAACCCTGCACATCATGTTATTGATCGCGTAACTATGTCAAAACAAGATGATATTGATGGATTTAATAATACAATTAAACCAATGAGAGTTGGTGGTGGTACAGATATGTACCAAGCGCTGTTAGCCGCACCAAGCCAGTTTTATAATGCCATCAATAAAAATAGATTTATTTTTGTTTTATCAGATGGTGATGAAAATAATGATAGTTTTAAAAAGTTAGTGAACGAAGGACTTTGTACTACCATTCGGGAAAAAATGAAAATCAATAAGAATGGTGAAGCAATAAATTTTGAAATGTTTGTAATCGGGCTCAAGTTTACACCTCACGGTAATTCTTATAACACATGCTTTGGTAAGCATATTTATACGGTAAACGATCTCAGTAAATTAAAAGATGTCATCATGGAATTATTGAGTAGTACTACATCTTATAATATAGAACGATAG
- the tadF gene encoding tight adherence pilus pseudopilin TadF, with translation MSNKISQKGTFSIELSFVLLAMAVLLFFIFDLGFQVIQKSQLNRTSYSLVSVLKERKAFYSPNSRDTNWTINQSQADQMLQMAKKLQGNNADIRVSIGFKSGSQAEVSLSAGDNSLTCDSRPIPNTMTQGSKRDLNVYRVTICKKVPAFYEAAFLSNKNRVLSSTSVFVGR, from the coding sequence ATGAGTAATAAAATTAGTCAAAAAGGAACGTTCAGTATTGAGCTTTCATTTGTTCTATTAGCTATGGCTGTGCTTTTGTTTTTTATATTTGATCTTGGCTTTCAAGTTATTCAAAAGAGCCAATTAAATAGAACGTCATACTCATTGGTGTCTGTTTTAAAGGAAAGAAAAGCTTTTTACAGCCCGAACTCAAGAGATACAAATTGGACAATAAATCAGTCACAAGCAGATCAAATGCTACAGATGGCAAAAAAGCTCCAAGGGAATAATGCAGATATTAGAGTGAGTATTGGCTTTAAAAGCGGCAGTCAGGCTGAAGTTTCGCTTAGTGCTGGTGATAATTCATTGACTTGTGATAGTAGGCCAATACCTAACACGATGACTCAGGGAAGTAAGCGTGATTTAAACGTATACCGCGTGACTATTTGTAAAAAAGTGCCAGCTTTTTATGAGGCTGCCTTCTTATCTAATAAAAATAGAGTGTTAAGTTCAACTTCAGTTTTTGTCGGAAGATAA
- a CDS encoding TadE/TadG family type IV pilus assembly protein, whose translation MIMNRPSISSQKGVFAIEFALGFIVLFMFTMLIFETCRVTYIAAVLDYATAEAARDARVQLKENEEYKKYEFVDCNTLSNSSDKSHCLRVKQIGKDQFSQWYYSFISTNAGVLWDVFTSASDYSLNVDAYLSPVDFAANKKTTNWNKATLAEYTVTYTYRPLMLQASFAEMPITRRLIAIQDTALFREKLKG comes from the coding sequence ATGATTATGAATAGACCAAGTATAAGCAGCCAAAAAGGCGTATTTGCAATTGAGTTTGCATTAGGCTTTATTGTGCTATTTATGTTCACAATGCTTATTTTTGAAACCTGTCGTGTGACTTACATAGCTGCTGTTTTGGATTATGCTACGGCTGAAGCTGCAAGGGATGCTCGCGTTCAGCTGAAAGAAAATGAAGAGTATAAAAAATACGAGTTTGTTGATTGTAATACTTTAAGCAATAGTAGTGATAAGTCCCATTGCCTTAGAGTTAAGCAAATTGGTAAAGATCAATTTTCTCAGTGGTATTATAGCTTTATAAGCACAAATGCAGGTGTTTTGTGGGATGTGTTTACTAGTGCTAGTGATTATTCATTAAATGTTGATGCGTACTTAAGCCCTGTCGATTTCGCAGCCAATAAAAAAACAACTAATTGGAATAAAGCGACACTGGCTGAATATACAGTTACATACACGTATCGCCCTTTAATGCTGCAGGCGTCGTTTGCAGAAATGCCCATAACAAGACGACTTATAGCAATTCAAGATACAGCATTGTTTAGAGAAAAATTAAAAGGCTAG
- the yiaY gene encoding L-threonine dehydrogenase: MSSAFFIPAVNLMGAGCLTQAVDTIQAHGFKKALIVTDKVLNQIGVVKQVADLLTARDVESVVFDGTQPNPTTGNVEAGLKLLKDNECDFVISLGGGSPHDCAKGIALVASNGGKIGDYEGVDQSAKPQMSLVAINTTAGTASEMTRFCIITDEERHIKMAIVDKNTTPLLSVNDPELMLAKPASLTAATGMDALTHAIEAYVSTAATPITDAVAIKAIELIQAHLRTAVNEGQNIEAREQMAYAQFMAGMAFNNASLGYVHAMAHQLGGFYDLPHGVCNAVLLPHVQRYNAKVCPERLSDVAKAMGVNVEGMTAEQGANAALEAIQVLSKDVGIPAGLTELGAKAEDISILADNALKDACGFTNPKQATHEEISAIFTAAL; this comes from the coding sequence ATGAGCAGTGCATTTTTTATCCCAGCAGTAAACTTGATGGGTGCAGGTTGTTTAACTCAGGCTGTTGATACCATTCAAGCACACGGCTTTAAAAAAGCGCTTATCGTAACTGATAAAGTTTTGAACCAAATTGGTGTAGTTAAACAAGTCGCAGATTTGCTTACAGCACGCGACGTTGAATCTGTTGTGTTTGATGGCACTCAGCCAAACCCTACAACTGGTAATGTTGAAGCGGGCCTTAAGCTACTTAAAGATAACGAGTGTGATTTTGTAATCTCACTGGGTGGTGGTTCGCCGCACGATTGTGCTAAAGGTATTGCGCTTGTTGCTTCTAACGGTGGCAAAATTGGTGATTACGAAGGTGTTGACCAATCTGCAAAACCTCAAATGTCGCTAGTTGCTATCAATACAACGGCTGGTACTGCATCTGAAATGACACGATTCTGCATCATTACAGATGAAGAGCGTCATATTAAAATGGCGATTGTTGATAAAAACACAACACCGTTATTATCAGTAAATGATCCAGAACTAATGCTTGCAAAACCGGCTTCACTAACAGCAGCAACAGGTATGGATGCACTAACTCACGCGATTGAAGCATATGTTTCAACTGCGGCAACACCAATCACTGATGCGGTAGCAATTAAAGCGATTGAATTAATTCAAGCGCACCTTCGCACCGCGGTTAATGAAGGTCAGAATATCGAAGCGCGTGAGCAGATGGCTTATGCTCAATTCATGGCTGGTATGGCATTCAACAATGCGTCATTAGGTTACGTACATGCAATGGCGCACCAACTAGGTGGCTTCTACGATCTACCGCACGGTGTGTGTAATGCAGTACTGCTTCCTCACGTACAGCGTTATAACGCAAAAGTATGTCCAGAGCGTCTTTCTGATGTAGCAAAAGCGATGGGCGTTAATGTTGAAGGCATGACTGCAGAGCAAGGTGCTAATGCAGCATTAGAAGCTATTCAAGTGCTATCTAAAGATGTAGGTATTCCTGCTGGCTTAACCGAGCTTGGTGCTAAAGCGGAAGATATCTCAATTCTTGCGGATAACGCATTAAAAGATGCTTGTGGTTTTACTAACCCTAAACAAGCTACACACGAAGAAATCTCAGCGATCTTTACTGCGGCGTTGTAA
- a CDS encoding lytic polysaccharide monooxygenase, producing MKSQFSFSIGVATAAIAVIPSLAQAHGYATYPKARQVICSEQGGHWGSQDGSTIANEACRAAFQESGTYPFVQINEFATLVSDYNNMDAVKAGVKDGLICSGGDARKSGMSVPSMQWQRTPMKAGETFTLKYLATAPHNPSHWQIYLTNTNYNAAHSRLAWDDLELVQEFGSIEKVNIDGTNYYQMDVTLPAGRSGDATLVTRWQRDDPAGEGFYNCSDIKFDGDAPTPTPTWSSKGTYVKPGVVANAGDAVWFRIFSEQGNEVVFEKLPITGANADLNVWSYELAQQINTKYPTLAQIGVKNANDEIVYESSDLHLNQVYVTNSNYNYALDVREGGILPPPPISVEGLSAEYQLDTNNTVDISAVVRSEGDYSISMQLLNQSNQEVGKAEGQLSGQAPTLSLTIPVTADGTFQLKITATDTKGTVQTVEERTVTVKPASSGGDYDYEYPSSIGSYDAGTKVLAKDGNIYECKPFPASGWCRIYAPSANHYEPGVGSHWSDAWIKR from the coding sequence ATGAAAAGTCAGTTTTCTTTCTCTATAGGCGTAGCTACTGCTGCTATTGCGGTTATCCCGTCTTTAGCACAGGCGCATGGCTATGCGACATATCCCAAAGCTCGTCAGGTTATTTGTAGTGAACAAGGTGGGCATTGGGGATCACAAGATGGCTCGACCATAGCTAATGAAGCATGTCGCGCTGCGTTTCAAGAATCAGGTACATACCCTTTTGTACAAATAAACGAGTTTGCAACACTGGTATCTGATTACAACAATATGGATGCTGTAAAAGCCGGCGTTAAAGATGGTTTAATCTGCTCTGGTGGTGACGCTAGAAAAAGTGGAATGAGTGTTCCTTCGATGCAGTGGCAACGTACACCGATGAAAGCGGGTGAGACGTTTACGCTTAAGTACTTAGCAACAGCACCGCATAACCCAAGTCATTGGCAAATTTACCTCACTAATACTAATTATAATGCGGCGCATAGCCGCTTGGCTTGGGATGATCTTGAGCTAGTCCAAGAGTTTGGCAGTATCGAAAAAGTGAACATTGATGGAACCAACTATTATCAAATGGATGTCACTTTACCAGCAGGCCGAAGTGGGGATGCAACACTAGTGACACGATGGCAGCGCGATGATCCTGCGGGCGAAGGTTTCTATAATTGTAGTGACATTAAATTTGACGGGGATGCGCCTACGCCTACGCCAACGTGGTCAAGTAAAGGCACGTACGTAAAACCTGGTGTTGTCGCTAATGCTGGTGACGCCGTATGGTTCCGTATTTTCTCAGAACAAGGTAATGAAGTCGTATTTGAGAAATTACCTATCACGGGTGCTAACGCAGACTTGAACGTGTGGTCGTACGAATTAGCTCAGCAGATCAATACTAAATATCCAACCCTTGCTCAAATTGGCGTTAAGAATGCCAATGATGAAATCGTCTATGAATCTTCTGATTTGCACCTAAACCAAGTGTACGTGACCAACAGCAATTATAACTATGCTTTAGATGTACGTGAGGGCGGTATTTTGCCTCCACCACCAATTTCGGTCGAAGGTTTGTCTGCTGAATATCAGCTAGATACAAACAACACCGTGGATATTTCTGCTGTGGTACGTTCGGAAGGGGATTACAGCATCTCAATGCAGCTGTTGAACCAAAGCAACCAAGAGGTTGGAAAAGCAGAAGGGCAGCTTAGCGGCCAAGCACCAACTTTGAGCCTGACTATTCCTGTTACAGCAGACGGTACTTTCCAGCTAAAAATCACAGCAACAGATACCAAAGGTACAGTTCAAACTGTTGAAGAGCGCACTGTGACGGTTAAACCAGCATCATCTGGTGGTGACTACGATTACGAGTATCCATCGAGTATTGGTAGTTACGATGCAGGAACTAAGGTACTCGCTAAAGATGGCAATATTTATGAATGTAAGCCATTCCCCGCAAGTGGCTGGTGTCGTATTTATGCGCCTTCAGCTAATCACTATGAACCTGGTGTTGGTTCACATTGGAGTGATGCGTGGATTAAACGCTGA